One segment of Polypterus senegalus isolate Bchr_013 chromosome 8, ASM1683550v1, whole genome shotgun sequence DNA contains the following:
- the LOC120533257 gene encoding zinc finger protein 2 homolog isoform X1 produces the protein MEKVCQVVQDSPEMEYECKEQVLVERYDEKEDNPLLHRRLPSMTTMEKRSVDINEGDCEWESVHLQQDSGGIKEKDSGREAVRCKQESDPESAHTDMRKNKSISSFTEKDFKIEPISQTLCSSEVVPGLEFTASAHGSLQHHSVSLRSKPVECDMKSEKSSGSGSSERDLQDNGSFFSSHTCLQSRPQCTTHDESMKTSASISNSLKAAFLQNSSLPVVVLTRIDVSNSKLHGYNRNSAALSVYQERRKGFNRKPKHKDKLNSSKQKQYDCSECGKQFSRKWHLQTHTRIHTGEKPYQCSVCGKRFTRNNSLQIHTKLHTGDKPYTCSECGKGFPDRKQFQRHIRVHTGEKPYCCSECGKGFPCSSSLHAHRRCHTGEKPHSCTECGKQFSRSSSLKIHARIHTGEKPYCCSECGKRFSDSRPFQRHSRIHTGEKPYSCSECGKRFSHSNSLQIHGRIHTGEKPYCCSECGKQFSQLSNFQDHSRIHTGEKPYHCSECGKGFATCGHLQSHKRIHTREKPYCCKECGKRFSHGSTFKKHTKIHTGQKSFFCVACGKGFFTTTELQTHTRIHTGEKPYCCSKCGKRFTTSSILRCHIRSHTGEKPHSCPECGKGFSDKRSLQNHAKVHTGEQEET, from the exons ATGGAGAAAGTATGCCAAGTTGTGCAGGACTCTCCAGAAATGGAATATGAATGTAAAGAGCAAGTCTTAGTAGAGAGGTATGATGAGAAGGAAGACAATCCGTTACTGCACAGGAGGCTCCCTTCCATGACTACCATGGAGAAAAGAAGTGTGGATATAAATGAAGGGGACTGTGAGTGGGAGTCTGTGCACCTTCAACAGGACAGTGGTGGCATTAAAGAGAAGGACAGTGGAAGAGAGGCAGTAAGGTGTAAACAGGAATCTGATCCAGAGTCTGCCCACACTGACATGCGGAAAAACAAAAGTATAAGTAGCTTCACGGAAAAAGACTTTAAAATAGAGCCCATCTCGCAGACTTTATGTTCCAGTGAAGTGGTACCTGGATTAGAATTCACAGCAAGTGCACACGGCTCCCTGCAGCACCATTCTGTATCTCTGAGATCCAAACCTGTGGAGTGTGACATGAAGTCTGAAAAATCATCAGGCTCAGGTTCTTCTGAGCGAG ATCTACAAGACAATGGTAGTTTCTTCTCATCTCACACCTGTCTTCAGTCCAGACCACAATGTACAACACATGATGAGAGTATGAAGACTTCAGCTTCTATATCCAACAGTTTGAAAGCAGCCTTTTTGCAGAATAGTTCTCTGCCTGTTGTGGTACTTACAAGAATAGATGTGTCCAACAGTAAGCTACATGGCTACAATAGAAATTCAGCAGCGCTGTCTGTTTACCAAGAGCGGAGAAAAGGTTTCAATCGCAAACCTAAGCACAAAGATAAGTTGAATTCTTCAAAACAAAAGCAGTAtgattgttctgaatgtggaaaacaattttctAGGAAATGGCATCTTCAGACCcatacaagaattcacactggggaaAAGCCATACCAGTGTTCTGTGTGTGGCAAACGATTCACTCGCAATAACAGCCTTCAGATCCACACAAAACTTCACACCGGAGACAAACCATAtacctgctctgaatgtggtaaaggatTTCCTGACAGAAAGCAGTTTCAGAGACACattagagttcacactggagagaagccatattgctgctcagAATGTGGAAAAGGATTCCCATGTAGTAGCAGTCTTCATGCACACAGAAGAtgtcacactggagagaagccacacagttgtactgaatgtggaaaacagttCTCTCGCAGTAGCAGTCTAAAAATTCAtgcaagaattcatactggagagaaaccatattgctgttctgaatgtggtaaacgatttTCGGACAGTAGGCCATTTCAAAGACACTCAagaattcacacgggagagaagccgtatagctgttcagaatgtggcaaacggtTCTCACACAGTAACAGTCTTCAGATCCAtggaagaattcacactggagagaagccatattgctgttcagaatgtggcaagcAATTCTCCCAATTAAGCAATTTTCAAGATCActcaagaattcacacaggagagaagccgtatcattgttctgaatgtggcaaaggatTTGCCACCTGTGGGCATCTTCAGagtcacaaaagaattcacacgcGGGAGAAGCCGTATTGTTGTAAGGAATGTGGCAAACGGTTCTCTCATGGGAGCACTttcaaaaaacatacaaaaatccaCACTGGACAGaagtcatttttttgtgttgcaTGTGGTAAAGGATTCTTTACCACGACTGAACTTCAAACCCACACCAGGATACACACAGGcgagaagccatactgctgttctaaatgtggcaaacgattcacaACCAGCAGCATTCTTCGTTGCCATATAAGAagtcacactggagaaaagcctcaTTCCTGTCCTGAATGCGGCAAAGGATTCTCCGACAAAAGAAGTCTTCAGAACCATGCAAAAGTTCATACTGGAGAACAAGAAGAAACTTAA